One segment of Nostoc piscinale CENA21 DNA contains the following:
- a CDS encoding MBL fold metallo-hydrolase: MSNLAPSDFQSSVTETATTTASSSVGEFVVQFWGVRGLIATPASNADRYGGNTACVGIQVAGKHLIFDGGTGLRILGKSLRQLQQPIEAHLFFTNSQSNRIQGFPFFAPAFVPENRFHIYGSAASNSASIKQCLCDQMLQPHFPYPLQVMQSELHFYNVIPGNNVQLDDVTVTTALINQTQRSVGYRVSWQDKSVAYVTDLTKNADPVDQEQILQLVKGVDLLIANATYVPPTANSHESTDLHWQAAVELAQGAAVKKLVISHHHPDDEDDFLDEVQTDVKATFAQGLLACEGLVLSIGD, translated from the coding sequence ATGTCAAATCTTGCGCCGTCGGATTTCCAAAGTTCCGTAACTGAAACCGCAACTACAACCGCTAGTAGTTCCGTGGGTGAATTTGTTGTGCAATTTTGGGGTGTCAGAGGTTTAATAGCCACCCCAGCTAGTAACGCCGATCGCTATGGTGGGAATACTGCTTGTGTAGGTATACAAGTAGCAGGTAAACACTTGATTTTTGATGGTGGGACTGGTTTACGTATTCTCGGTAAATCTTTGCGACAACTGCAACAGCCGATAGAAGCACATTTATTTTTTACCAATTCTCAATCAAATCGCATTCAAGGGTTTCCGTTTTTTGCACCAGCGTTTGTTCCAGAAAACCGCTTTCATATTTATGGTTCGGCTGCTTCTAACAGTGCTTCGATTAAACAGTGCCTTTGTGATCAGATGTTACAACCGCACTTTCCTTATCCACTCCAGGTAATGCAGTCGGAATTGCATTTCTATAATGTGATTCCTGGTAATAATGTGCAGCTAGATGATGTCACAGTTACCACAGCCTTGATTAATCAAACTCAGCGTTCTGTTGGCTACCGAGTTTCCTGGCAAGACAAAAGTGTTGCCTACGTCACAGATTTAACTAAAAATGCTGATCCTGTGGATCAAGAACAGATTTTACAACTGGTAAAAGGTGTAGATTTGTTGATTGCGAATGCTACTTACGTTCCGCCAACAGCTAACAGCCATGAATCGACTGATTTACACTGGCAAGCGGCTGTAGAATTAGCCCAAGGTGCAGCAGTGAAGAAATTAGTGATTTCTCATCACCATCCCGATGATGAGGATGATTTTCTTGACGAAGTGCAAACTGATGTGAAAGCCACTTTTGCCCAAGGTTTACTAGCCTGTGAAGGTCTTGTTTTATCTATTGGTGATTAA